In the Archocentrus centrarchus isolate MPI-CPG fArcCen1 chromosome 11, fArcCen1, whole genome shotgun sequence genome, CAGTTGCCCACCCCAAGCTGCCGTGTactccacatcactgcagtatTTCTCAAACTCATCTGGAAGCAAAGACAAACACGTCTCTTGAATAATTATAAACATGCCAGTGAAAGTTTGACTTTTGTAAGCCAGAGCAAAGATAGTCTCACCTGTTGTGTACATGTCACCGGTGCTTGGGTTAGTGAGGAAAGGCAGGAAGTCATCGGCATGGCTTCTCATGTGCTCGGCAGTGCGGGACCGCAGTTCCTTCACACTCATGATTAACTCGGGCTAAAACAGAACAGAACGCACTAAAGTGTGTGCTCTCTTTATATCCTTTTCTTTAAGACAAGCTGTAGAGACTCCAAACAGAGAAGGTGTAAAAGACACATTTTCTTATGACATTTACAAAATGTCTTAAGTGTTTAAACTACAGCTATTACGcctgtataataataatatgtacCTTTGATCGCTGTACCAACTGATCTTCAATGGCGCGGTACATGCAGTGGCCATCAGAGGAGATCTCCTTGATCTGAAGCTTTTGCTGGGCGAGTTTCTGGGCCAGCTTTAATCCCTCCTGGTGCCTCACACCTTGCAGGTTCTGCACCTCAGCCTCCGCTATCCTgatctccctctccttctcctgcGCAGCCTTCTTGTCCTGTATGGGATCATTTAAAAGTCAAAAGCAGGCAAACACAGGTGAGATAATCATAGTCTGCTCTAAAGTAGAGACTTCATGAATGAGAACTGTTGTAAATAACAATGCCAGATTATGagctttggagaaaaaaaaaaatgcagtccccagctatgtaaatgtaaaaaagttTCACAGCACACAGCCTTCAAAGCTGTATCTCACCCGTCTCTTCTGGGCTTTGGTTACTCGTGGCTGTTTCACCTCCTCTTGCTCTCCATCCTCCACCTTTACCTTCTCCACTCCATTTATGACCTCTTCCACCTCCTAAAATTGAGTAAAGAGAGCAATAGTTATGCTGCAAACTGAAGTTAATACA is a window encoding:
- the otud6b gene encoding deubiquitinase OTUD6B; translated protein: MEEVETQEELLTKRHRKEKKDLQAKIQSMKNAVPKNDKKRRKQLTEEIAKLEADLSQKHEEEFRELKATTDTKEVEEVINGVEKVKVEDGEQEEVKQPRVTKAQKRRDKKAAQEKEREIRIAEAEVQNLQGVRHQEGLKLAQKLAQQKLQIKEISSDGHCMYRAIEDQLVQRSKPELIMSVKELRSRTAEHMRSHADDFLPFLTNPSTGDMYTTDEFEKYCSDVEYTAAWGGQLELRALTQVLHLPIQVIQADSPTIKIGEEYDGEPVTLVYMHHAYGLGEHYNSVEQLKDPANTEDS